From Astyanax mexicanus isolate ESR-SI-001 chromosome 13, AstMex3_surface, whole genome shotgun sequence, the proteins below share one genomic window:
- the bcas1 gene encoding breast carcinoma-amplified sequence 1 isoform X27, which yields MGIRQSLDITVPEKEHGEKKVQNGAPNGHALSGPDLPDAVSLEVSVQQNSEPPAKIQTDIALPTPEPVPAAVISVEVSPDPAVPAETIILTNTETPKLAQTGNFFKMFKKKNEPVIPEPEVTLDVSVQQNSELPALILTDNALPTPEPVPAAVVSVEVSPDPAVPAETITLTNTETPKPVQTANFFKMFKKKNDPVIPEPEVSLDVPVQQNSEPPAMILTDNALPTPEPVPAAVVSVEVSPDLAVPAEMITITNTEPPKPVQKPSLFNRFKKKNEPAIPEPEVSLDVSVQQNSEPPSIILTDKALPTPEPVPAAVVSVEVSPVPAVPAETITITNTGTPKPAQKPSLFNRFKKKNEPVIPEPEVSLDVSVQQNSDLPTMIETDNALPAPEPVPAAVVSVEVSPDPAVPAETITLTNIEPPKLAQKPSLFNRFKKKNEPVIPEPEVSLDVSVQQNSEPPAMILTDNALPTPEPVPAAVVSVEVSPDLAVPAEMITITNTEPPKPVQKPSLFNRFKKKNEPAIPEPEVTLEVSLQQNSELPIMIETDKALPTPEPVPAAVVSVEVSPDPAVPAETITLTNIEPPKPAQKPSLFNRFKKKNEAVIPEPEASLDVSVQQNSEPPTMIETDNALPTPEPVPAAVVSVEVSPDKAIPTETITITNTETPKPVQKPSLFNRFKKKNEPVIPEPEVTLEVSVQQNSEAPAVTQTDNTLPAPEPVPAAVVSVEVSPDPVISITPANKEPPKLVKKPSLFNRLKKKNEPVIPEPEVSLEVSVQQNSEAPAVTQTDNALPAPEPVPAAVVSVEVSPDPVISITSANKEPPKPVQKPSLFNKFKKKNEPVIPEPEVTLEVSVQQNSEASAVTLTDNPLPTPEPVPAAVVSVEVSPDKAIPTETITLTNTETPKPAQTGNFFKMFKKKNEPVIPEPEANVAEVPEELIVPEMQTDGQKSEPPDIKGSTQAEKVPQGESLSPSAAEVDEDSSSQPEESEAEENPVMNFFKTLVSPTKATKEAAAAPDASKDQSQKETPSAPTPNVPEPMKVPPPPPPAPPKMESKAEPAIKKEEPPAAEAAAAAAGKETPSRAKAKAKDSPFGKLFRPKALLGKVVSKVQAATASGASAPSKTSAPSEVKEEAQPVEVQVDASKTSTLEAAAKPEPPPAPKPEEKKSEKKPSPFANLLKPKVLLGQVSSKIRAAASSAAASVSLATGGAAAEPKKEAPAAAAPAVPDPAASAKAKEEPKPAATAAATAAVTAAAPDNKSVGSADNPSPSIPRKLEKRNSIQLFFKNLGQKRHSDAGVQTEAVAPEKAK from the exons TAACCCTTGACGTATCAGTGCAGCAGAACAGTGAACTGCCGGCCTTGATTCTAACAGATAATGCACTGCCAACACCAGAACCAGTACCAGCTGCAGTCGTATCTGTGGAAGTATCACCCGATCCAGCAGTTCCAGCAGAAACCATCACACTAACCaacacagagacaccaaaaccAGTTCAGACAGCAAACTTCTTCAAGATGTTTAAGAAGAAGAATGATCCAGTGATTCCTGAACCAGAGG tGTCCCTTGACGTACCAGTGCAGCAGAACAGTGAACCACCGGCCATGATTCTAACAGATAATGCACTGCCAACACCAGAACCAGTACCAGCTGCAGTCGTATCTGTGGAAGTATCACCTGATCTAGCAGTTCCAGCAGAAATGATCACAATAACCAACACAGAACCACCAAAACCAGTTCAGAAACCAAGTCTCTTCAATAGGTTCAAGAAGAAGAACGAACCAGCGATTCCTGAACCAGAGG tGTCCCTTGACGTATCAGTGCAGCAGAACAGTGAACCGCCGTCCATAATTCTAACAGATAAAGCACTGCCAACACCAGAACCAGTACCAGCTGCAGTCGTATCTGTGGAAGTATCACCTGTTCCAGCAGTTCCAGCAGAGACCATCACAATAACCAACACAGGAACACCAAAACCAGCTCAGAAACCCAGTCTCTTCAATAGGTTCAAGAAGAAGAACGAACCAGTGATTCCTGAACCAGAGG TGTCCCTTGACGTATCAGTGCAGCAGAACAGTGACCTGCCAACCATGATTGAAACAGATAATGCACTGCCAGCACCAGAACCAGTACCAGCTGCAGTTGTATCTGTGGAAGTATCACCTGATCCAGCAGTTCCAGCAGAAACCATCACACTAACCAACATAGAACCACCAAAACTAGCTCAGAAACCCAGTCTCTTCAATAGGTTCAAGAAGAAGAACGAACCAGTGATTCCTGAACCAGAGG tGTCCCTTGACGTATCAGTGCAGCAGAACAGTGAACCACCGGCCATGATTCTAACAGATAATGCACTGCCAACACCAGAACCAGTACCAGCTGCAGTCGTATCTGTGGAAGTATCACCTGATCTAGCAGTTCCAGCAGAAATGATCACAATAACCAACACAGAACCACCAAAACCAGTTCAGAAACCCAGTCTCTTCAATAGGTTCAAGAAGAAGAACGAACCAGCGATTCCTGAACCAGAGG taACCCTTGAAGTATCACTGCAGCAGAACAGTGAACTGCCAATCATGATTGAAACAGATAAAGCACTGCCAACACCAGAACCAGTACCAGCTGCAGTCGTATCTGTGGAAGTATCACCTGATCCAGCAGTTCCAGCAGAAACCATCACACTAACCAACATAGAACCACCAAAACCAGCTCAGAAACCCAGTCTCTTCAATAGGTTCAAGAAAAAGAACGAAGCAGTCATTCCAGAACCAGAGG CGTCCCTTGACGTATCAGTGCAGCAGAACAGTGAACCGCCGACCATGATTGAAACCGATAATGCACTGCCAACACCAGAACCAGTACCAGCTGCAGTCGTATCTGTGGAAGTATCACCTGATAAAGCAATCCCAACAGAAACCATCACAATAACCaacacagagacaccaaaaccAGTTCAGAAACCCAGTCTCTTCAACAGATTCAAGAAGAAGAACGAACCAGTGATTCCTGAACCAGAGG TAACTCTTGAAGTATCAGTGCAGCAGAACAGTGAAGCACCTGCCGTGACCCAAACAGATAACACACTGCCAGCACCAGAACCAGTACCAGCTGCAGTCGTATCTGTGGAAGTATCACCTGATCCAGTAATCTCCATCACACCAGCCAATAAAGAGCCACCGAAACTAGTTAAGAAACCCAGTCTCTTCAATAGGCTCAAGAAGAAGAATGAACCAGTGATTCCAGAACCAGAGG TATCCCTTGAAGTATCAGTTCAGCAGAACAGTGAAGCACCTGCCGTGACCCAAACAGATAATGCACTGCCAGCACCAGAACCAGTACCAGCTGCAGTCGTATCTGTGGAAGTATCACCTGATCCAGTAATCTCCATCACATCAGCCAATAAAGAGCCACCAAAACCAGTTCAGAAACCCAGTCTCTTCAATAAGTTCAAGAAGAAGAATGAACCAGTGATTCCTGAACCAGAGG TAACCCTTGAAGTATCAGTGCAGCAGAACAGTGAAGCATCTGCCGTGACTCTAACGGATAACCCACTGCCAACACCAGAACCAGTACCAGCTGCAGTCGTATCTGTGGAAGTATCACCTGATAAAGCAATCCCAACAGAGACCATCACACTAACCAACACAGAAACACCAAAACCAGCTCAGACAGGAAACTTCTTCAAGATGTTTAAGAAGAAGAACGAACCAGTGATTCCTGAACCAGAGGCTAATGTAGCTGAAGTACCTGAAGAACTGATAGTTCCAGAAATGCAGACCGATGGCCAGAAGTCT GAGCCTCCTGACATAAAGGGAAGTACACAGGCTGAGAAAGTGCCACAGGGCGAATCGCTCAGTCCCAGCGCCGCTGAGGTCGACGAAGACTCAAGTTCTCAACCGGAGGAGAGCGAAGCAGAGGAAAATCCAGTTATGAACTTTTTCAAAACTCtt GTGAGTCCGACCAAAGCCACCAAAGAAGCAGCGGCTGCTCCCGATGCCTCCAAagaccag TCACAGAAGGAGACCCCGTCGGCCCCCACGCCAAAC GTACCGGAACCAATGAAGGTGCCCCCTCCTCCGCCGCCGGCACCTCCAAAGATGGAGAGCAAAGCAGAACCAGCCATAAAGAAAGAGGAGCCACCagctgcagaagcagcagcagcagcagctggaaaggAGACCCCAAGCagggctaaagctaaagctaaagacaGCCCGTTCGGCAAGCTCTTCCGTCCAAAG GCGTTGCTAGGCAAGGTGGTGTCGAAAGTTCAGGCAGCAACAGCGAGCGGAGCCAGCGCCCCCTCCAAGACCTCAGCGCCG TCTGAGGTGAAGGAAGAAGCACAGCCAGTTGAGGTGCAG GTAGATGCATCCAAAACCAGCACCCTCGAGGCAGCCGCCAAACCAGAGCCCCCTCCGGCCCCCAAGCCAGAGGAGAAGAAGTCGGAGAAGAAGCCCTCGCCCTTTGCCAACCTGCTCAAACCAAAG GTACTGCTAGGACAAGTGAGCTCCAAGATCCGGGCAGCTGCATCCAGTGCTGCAGCCAGCGTGTCCCTTGCTACTGGAGGAGCG GCTGCAGAACCCAAGAAAGAAGCCCCGGCAGCAGCAGCTCCCGCAGTCCCCGATCCCGCTGCAAGCGCCAAGGCCAAAGAAGAGCCCAAGCCTGCTGCCACTGCCGCCGCCACTGCTGCTGTCACTGCAGCCGCCCCAGACAACAAGTCGGTGGGTAGTGCGGATAACCCTTCGCCCAGTATCCCCCGCAAGCTAGAGAAGAGGAACTCCATCCAGCTGTTCTTCAAAAATCTG GGTCAGAAACGTCACTCTGACGCCGGAGTGCAGACGGAGGCCGTGGCACCGGAGAAGGCCAAGTAA
- the bcas1 gene encoding breast carcinoma-amplified sequence 1 isoform X28 — protein sequence MGIRQSLDITVPEKEHGEKKVQNGAPNGHALSGPDLPDAVSLEVSVQQNSEPPAKIQTDIALPTPEPVPAAVISVEVSPDPAVPAETIILTNTETPKLAQTGNFFKMFKKKNEPVIPEPEVTLDVSVQQNSELPALILTDNALPTPEPVPAAVVSVEVSPDPAVPAETITLTNTETPKPVQTANFFKMFKKKNDPVIPEPEVSLDVPVQQNSEPPAMILTDNALPTPEPVPAAVVSVEVSPDLAVPAEMITITNTEPPKPVQKPSLFNRFKKKNEPAIPEPEVSLDVSVQQNSEPPSIILTDKALPTPEPVPAAVVSVEVSPVPAVPAETITITNTGTPKPAQKPSLFNRFKKKNEPVIPEPEVSLDVSVQQNSDLPTMIETDNALPAPEPVPAAVVSVEVSPDPAVPAETITLTNIEPPKLAQKPSLFNRFKKKNEPVIPEPEVSLDVSVQQNSELPAMILTDNALPTPEPVPAAVVSVEVSPEIAVPAEMITITNTEPPKPVQKPSLFNRFKKKNEPVIPEPEVTLEVSLQQNSELPIMIETDKALPTPEPVPAAVVSVEVSPDPAVPAETITLTNIEPPKPAQKPSLFNRFKKKNEAVIPEPEASLDVSVQQNSEPPTMIETDNALPTPEPVPAAVVSVEVSPDKAIPTETITITNTETPKPVQKPSLFNRFKKKNEPVIPEPEVTLEVSVQQNSEAPAVTQTDNTLPAPEPVPAAVVSVEVSPDPVISITPANKEPPKLVKKPSLFNRLKKKNEPVIPEPEVSLEVSVQQNSEAPAVTQTDNALPAPEPVPAAVVSVEVSPDPVISITSANKEPPKPVQKPSLFNKFKKKNEPVIPEPEVTLEVSVQQNSEASAVTLTDNPLPTPEPVPAAVVSVEVSPDKAIPTETITLTNTETPKPAQTGNFFKMFKKKNEPVIPEPEANVAEVPEELIVPEMQTDGQKSEPPDIKGSTQAEKVPQGESLSPSAAEVDEDSSSQPEESEAEENPVMNFFKTLVSPTKATKEAAAAPDASKDQSQKETPSAPTPNVPEPMKVPPPPPPAPPKMESKAEPAIKKEEPPAAEAAAAAAGKETPSRAKAKAKDSPFGKLFRPKALLGKVVSKVQAATASGASAPSKTSAPSEVKEEAQPVEVQVDASKTSTLEAAAKPEPPPAPKPEEKKSEKKPSPFANLLKPKVLLGQVSSKIRAAASSAAASVSLATGGAAAEPKKEAPAAAAPAVPDPAASAKAKEEPKPAATAAATAAVTAAAPDNKSVGSADNPSPSIPRKLEKRNSIQLFFKNLGQKRHSDAGVQTEAVAPEKAK from the exons TAACCCTTGACGTATCAGTGCAGCAGAACAGTGAACTGCCGGCCTTGATTCTAACAGATAATGCACTGCCAACACCAGAACCAGTACCAGCTGCAGTCGTATCTGTGGAAGTATCACCCGATCCAGCAGTTCCAGCAGAAACCATCACACTAACCaacacagagacaccaaaaccAGTTCAGACAGCAAACTTCTTCAAGATGTTTAAGAAGAAGAATGATCCAGTGATTCCTGAACCAGAGG tGTCCCTTGACGTACCAGTGCAGCAGAACAGTGAACCACCGGCCATGATTCTAACAGATAATGCACTGCCAACACCAGAACCAGTACCAGCTGCAGTCGTATCTGTGGAAGTATCACCTGATCTAGCAGTTCCAGCAGAAATGATCACAATAACCAACACAGAACCACCAAAACCAGTTCAGAAACCAAGTCTCTTCAATAGGTTCAAGAAGAAGAACGAACCAGCGATTCCTGAACCAGAGG tGTCCCTTGACGTATCAGTGCAGCAGAACAGTGAACCGCCGTCCATAATTCTAACAGATAAAGCACTGCCAACACCAGAACCAGTACCAGCTGCAGTCGTATCTGTGGAAGTATCACCTGTTCCAGCAGTTCCAGCAGAGACCATCACAATAACCAACACAGGAACACCAAAACCAGCTCAGAAACCCAGTCTCTTCAATAGGTTCAAGAAGAAGAACGAACCAGTGATTCCTGAACCAGAGG TGTCCCTTGACGTATCAGTGCAGCAGAACAGTGACCTGCCAACCATGATTGAAACAGATAATGCACTGCCAGCACCAGAACCAGTACCAGCTGCAGTTGTATCTGTGGAAGTATCACCTGATCCAGCAGTTCCAGCAGAAACCATCACACTAACCAACATAGAACCACCAAAACTAGCTCAGAAACCCAGTCTCTTCAATAGGTTCAAGAAGAAGAACGAACCAGTGATTCCTGAACCAGAGG tGTCCCTTGACGTATCAGTGCAGCAGAACAGTGAACTACCAGCCATGATTCTAACAGATAATGCACTGCCAACACCAGAACCAGTACCAGCTGCAGTCGTATCTGTGGAAGTATCACCTGAAATAGCAGTTCCAGCAGAAATGATCACAATAACCAACACAGAACCACCAAAACCAGTTCAGAAACCCAGTCTCTTCAATAGATTCAAGAAGAAGAATGAACCAGTGATTCCTGAACCAGAGG taACCCTTGAAGTATCACTGCAGCAGAACAGTGAACTGCCAATCATGATTGAAACAGATAAAGCACTGCCAACACCAGAACCAGTACCAGCTGCAGTCGTATCTGTGGAAGTATCACCTGATCCAGCAGTTCCAGCAGAAACCATCACACTAACCAACATAGAACCACCAAAACCAGCTCAGAAACCCAGTCTCTTCAATAGGTTCAAGAAAAAGAACGAAGCAGTCATTCCAGAACCAGAGG CGTCCCTTGACGTATCAGTGCAGCAGAACAGTGAACCGCCGACCATGATTGAAACCGATAATGCACTGCCAACACCAGAACCAGTACCAGCTGCAGTCGTATCTGTGGAAGTATCACCTGATAAAGCAATCCCAACAGAAACCATCACAATAACCaacacagagacaccaaaaccAGTTCAGAAACCCAGTCTCTTCAACAGATTCAAGAAGAAGAACGAACCAGTGATTCCTGAACCAGAGG TAACTCTTGAAGTATCAGTGCAGCAGAACAGTGAAGCACCTGCCGTGACCCAAACAGATAACACACTGCCAGCACCAGAACCAGTACCAGCTGCAGTCGTATCTGTGGAAGTATCACCTGATCCAGTAATCTCCATCACACCAGCCAATAAAGAGCCACCGAAACTAGTTAAGAAACCCAGTCTCTTCAATAGGCTCAAGAAGAAGAATGAACCAGTGATTCCAGAACCAGAGG TATCCCTTGAAGTATCAGTTCAGCAGAACAGTGAAGCACCTGCCGTGACCCAAACAGATAATGCACTGCCAGCACCAGAACCAGTACCAGCTGCAGTCGTATCTGTGGAAGTATCACCTGATCCAGTAATCTCCATCACATCAGCCAATAAAGAGCCACCAAAACCAGTTCAGAAACCCAGTCTCTTCAATAAGTTCAAGAAGAAGAATGAACCAGTGATTCCTGAACCAGAGG TAACCCTTGAAGTATCAGTGCAGCAGAACAGTGAAGCATCTGCCGTGACTCTAACGGATAACCCACTGCCAACACCAGAACCAGTACCAGCTGCAGTCGTATCTGTGGAAGTATCACCTGATAAAGCAATCCCAACAGAGACCATCACACTAACCAACACAGAAACACCAAAACCAGCTCAGACAGGAAACTTCTTCAAGATGTTTAAGAAGAAGAACGAACCAGTGATTCCTGAACCAGAGGCTAATGTAGCTGAAGTACCTGAAGAACTGATAGTTCCAGAAATGCAGACCGATGGCCAGAAGTCT GAGCCTCCTGACATAAAGGGAAGTACACAGGCTGAGAAAGTGCCACAGGGCGAATCGCTCAGTCCCAGCGCCGCTGAGGTCGACGAAGACTCAAGTTCTCAACCGGAGGAGAGCGAAGCAGAGGAAAATCCAGTTATGAACTTTTTCAAAACTCtt GTGAGTCCGACCAAAGCCACCAAAGAAGCAGCGGCTGCTCCCGATGCCTCCAAagaccag TCACAGAAGGAGACCCCGTCGGCCCCCACGCCAAAC GTACCGGAACCAATGAAGGTGCCCCCTCCTCCGCCGCCGGCACCTCCAAAGATGGAGAGCAAAGCAGAACCAGCCATAAAGAAAGAGGAGCCACCagctgcagaagcagcagcagcagcagctggaaaggAGACCCCAAGCagggctaaagctaaagctaaagacaGCCCGTTCGGCAAGCTCTTCCGTCCAAAG GCGTTGCTAGGCAAGGTGGTGTCGAAAGTTCAGGCAGCAACAGCGAGCGGAGCCAGCGCCCCCTCCAAGACCTCAGCGCCG TCTGAGGTGAAGGAAGAAGCACAGCCAGTTGAGGTGCAG GTAGATGCATCCAAAACCAGCACCCTCGAGGCAGCCGCCAAACCAGAGCCCCCTCCGGCCCCCAAGCCAGAGGAGAAGAAGTCGGAGAAGAAGCCCTCGCCCTTTGCCAACCTGCTCAAACCAAAG GTACTGCTAGGACAAGTGAGCTCCAAGATCCGGGCAGCTGCATCCAGTGCTGCAGCCAGCGTGTCCCTTGCTACTGGAGGAGCG GCTGCAGAACCCAAGAAAGAAGCCCCGGCAGCAGCAGCTCCCGCAGTCCCCGATCCCGCTGCAAGCGCCAAGGCCAAAGAAGAGCCCAAGCCTGCTGCCACTGCCGCCGCCACTGCTGCTGTCACTGCAGCCGCCCCAGACAACAAGTCGGTGGGTAGTGCGGATAACCCTTCGCCCAGTATCCCCCGCAAGCTAGAGAAGAGGAACTCCATCCAGCTGTTCTTCAAAAATCTG GGTCAGAAACGTCACTCTGACGCCGGAGTGCAGACGGAGGCCGTGGCACCGGAGAAGGCCAAGTAA